The Methyloferula stellata AR4 genome includes a window with the following:
- a CDS encoding DUF1501 domain-containing protein produces MRSHSRREMLFNTLYGVGGLTLAAQMPGGGIFATPALADTFVDPLSPKQPHFPPKVDSVIWLHMDGAPSTLDLYDYKPELIKLAGTEPPASFLNGIKTSTQGGVGKLFASNRSWKQYGDSGAWFSDLLPNIAQHADKLTFIKSSTTIGATHDISILKLNTGDLRPGRPSLGAWVTYALGSANRDLPAYVVLYAGKKEPRAGSVNWNSGFLPAVYQGVAFRPGPSPILDLAHPELMGLTEQRDDLDLLRRLNAQEGAEHPENTELQARLRSYELAYRMEEAAPEAVDVSKESDATKSLYGLNDPTTKEYGTILLRARRLVERKVRFIQIVSGELEAAGNGEARSWDAHQDLEINHGAHAKSVDKPIAGLLTDLKQRGLLDRTLVVWTSEFGRTSYGQSGNGRDHNPWGYTQWLAGGGVKAGTTFGETDEIGLQSQGKKVDTYDLHATVLQQLGLDHLKTIYKHDGRSERPTVVYGAVVEELLA; encoded by the coding sequence ATGAGGTCTCATTCACGCCGTGAAATGCTGTTCAATACACTTTACGGTGTCGGCGGGCTGACGCTCGCGGCTCAAATGCCCGGAGGCGGTATTTTCGCGACACCCGCTCTGGCCGATACATTCGTCGATCCGCTGTCGCCGAAGCAGCCGCACTTTCCGCCGAAAGTGGACTCGGTCATCTGGCTTCATATGGACGGCGCGCCGAGCACGCTGGACCTTTATGACTATAAGCCTGAGCTGATCAAACTCGCAGGTACGGAGCCGCCGGCCTCTTTCCTGAACGGCATCAAAACCAGCACGCAGGGCGGTGTCGGCAAGCTTTTCGCGTCCAATCGAAGCTGGAAGCAATATGGCGACAGCGGTGCTTGGTTTTCCGATCTTTTGCCGAATATCGCTCAACATGCCGACAAGCTGACATTCATCAAATCCTCGACGACCATCGGCGCGACGCACGACATTTCAATTCTCAAGTTGAACACCGGTGATTTGCGGCCTGGCCGGCCGTCGCTTGGCGCCTGGGTGACCTATGCGCTCGGCTCAGCCAATCGCGATCTGCCGGCCTATGTCGTGCTTTACGCCGGCAAGAAGGAGCCGCGCGCCGGATCGGTGAATTGGAATTCCGGCTTCCTGCCTGCAGTCTATCAAGGCGTTGCCTTCCGTCCTGGACCATCGCCGATCCTGGACCTCGCACATCCCGAACTCATGGGGCTCACAGAGCAGCGCGACGACCTCGATCTGCTGCGCCGCTTGAACGCCCAGGAAGGGGCGGAGCACCCCGAGAACACAGAGCTTCAGGCACGTCTGCGCTCCTATGAACTTGCTTATCGTATGGAGGAAGCGGCGCCGGAAGCCGTCGATGTGTCGAAGGAATCCGATGCGACCAAGTCGCTTTACGGCTTGAACGACCCGACGACCAAGGAATACGGTACGATCCTGCTGCGCGCCCGCCGTCTGGTCGAGCGCAAGGTACGCTTCATTCAGATCGTGTCGGGCGAGCTCGAGGCGGCCGGTAACGGCGAGGCTCGGAGCTGGGATGCGCACCAAGATCTCGAAATCAATCACGGCGCCCACGCGAAATCCGTCGATAAGCCGATCGCCGGCCTCCTCACGGATCTTAAGCAACGTGGGCTCCTCGATCGGACGCTCGTCGTCTGGACCTCGGAGTTCGGCCGCACATCCTATGGCCAGAGCGGCAACGGCCGCGACCATAATCCCTGGGGCTATACCCAATGGCTCGCCGGCGGCGGCGTTAAGGCCGGCACGACCTTCGGTGAGACGGACGAGATCGGCCTGCAGTCGCAAGGCAAGAAGGTGGACACCTATGACCTTCATGCGACCGTGCTTCAGCAATTGGGCCTCGATCATCTGAAAACGATCTACAAGCATGATGGCCGGTCTGAGCGTCCGACCGTTGTCTATGGCGCGGTCGTCGAAGAGCTTCTTGCATAA
- a CDS encoding TonB-dependent receptor encodes MRLVPRNTRNINPLGMGLPLWLSLTVSTGALAQAASQPAAEGTVEDVVVSAPPQTITQQQLDKVQSTPVTATVVTQQQLEAAQITSLTGAQKLEPSLNIKFSNVRNIAINVRGFGAASSTATDGVFNGTPVYLNGVYQPFVGQAIFDIPDLVGVEVLKGPQATAGGQDNTGGVVNITTALPSFTQGENFEFQYGSYNMFQEKASVTGPVAGTDWVAYRLSFFDKDQEGYLDSTTDGNKYNGTHTKSGMAQFLLTPTADLTALLSANYSTVTQAQSVAAYIGTMTNYANGTPVSNNFLARAAKLGFTPALPGSLLSTYTTNGSGWQNTADDTYQVAAKIDYTFNKWTLESVTSGGAYDFHPHNGFTLIPGIISPYGSGSQIDAKDFTQEIKLSNPTGGPVDVTGGVFFLKSLVIDHSTSTPFGPLSGAFYGTSKYSAATNNAAYNYLTQQGFDNPDTTEIAPYIRDVWHATSNLDITTGLRYSYNYKTSSFYQWIPNEIVNPQSATITALQQSQKLTPRAWYASTHQGMVSYVGTATYKFTPDVFAYATISQGGRAGGPAPAYGNLPSTAPETVKAERLENYEIGLKSQWFDQKLTANLAAFVMYDHNYIAYGATTTGNATSYLTNAPLAESRGVEIDLRAQPVEGLNLYASGTYDDAFYASFAQGACPPEITGQSTCNLTGKPLANTPKLTLVGGGEYNYRLGNVLASWGTYADKPLVAYAGADYTWQSQFFSDASGATTDSIYASIHPYGILDVHAGIKFADNSWDLVGWIHNALNKHYYTAIESTTAGEILATVGDPLMGGVTLRARF; translated from the coding sequence ATGAGATTAGTGCCGCGTAATACGAGAAACATAAATCCACTCGGCATGGGCTTGCCGCTCTGGCTTAGTCTCACCGTATCAACGGGCGCGCTGGCACAAGCCGCGTCCCAACCGGCGGCGGAAGGCACCGTCGAAGACGTGGTTGTTTCCGCGCCGCCTCAAACGATCACGCAGCAACAGCTTGACAAAGTTCAATCGACGCCTGTCACAGCGACGGTTGTTACCCAGCAGCAATTGGAAGCCGCTCAGATCACCAGTCTGACGGGTGCGCAAAAGCTCGAGCCAAGCCTGAACATTAAATTTTCCAACGTGCGTAACATCGCAATCAATGTGCGCGGCTTCGGGGCGGCTTCATCAACCGCGACAGATGGCGTCTTTAACGGCACGCCGGTCTATCTCAATGGCGTCTATCAGCCCTTCGTCGGCCAGGCGATCTTCGACATACCCGATCTTGTCGGCGTCGAGGTCTTGAAGGGCCCGCAGGCGACCGCTGGCGGCCAGGACAATACGGGCGGCGTGGTGAACATCACGACGGCTCTGCCGAGCTTCACTCAAGGCGAGAACTTCGAGTTTCAGTACGGCAGCTATAATATGTTCCAGGAAAAAGCGAGCGTGACTGGCCCGGTCGCTGGAACAGATTGGGTAGCGTACCGTCTTTCCTTTTTCGATAAGGATCAAGAGGGCTATCTCGATAGCACGACCGATGGCAATAAATATAATGGCACGCATACCAAATCCGGCATGGCGCAATTCCTGCTCACGCCGACCGCCGATCTGACGGCCCTTCTCAGCGCGAATTATTCGACGGTCACGCAAGCGCAGAGCGTCGCGGCCTATATCGGTACCATGACCAATTACGCAAACGGCACACCTGTCTCGAACAACTTCCTAGCCCGTGCCGCGAAGCTCGGCTTTACTCCGGCGCTGCCCGGGTCCCTCCTCAGCACCTATACGACGAACGGCAGCGGGTGGCAGAACACCGCGGATGATACCTATCAAGTCGCCGCGAAGATCGACTACACGTTCAACAAGTGGACGCTTGAATCCGTCACGTCCGGCGGGGCCTACGACTTCCATCCGCATAACGGCTTCACGTTGATCCCGGGGATTATTTCACCCTATGGCTCAGGCTCACAGATTGATGCGAAGGACTTCACCCAGGAAATTAAACTATCGAATCCGACGGGCGGACCGGTCGATGTCACGGGCGGCGTGTTCTTTCTGAAGAGCCTCGTCATCGATCACTCGACCAGCACTCCATTTGGGCCATTGTCCGGCGCCTTCTACGGCACCTCGAAATATTCCGCGGCGACCAACAACGCGGCCTATAATTATCTGACTCAGCAAGGTTTCGACAATCCCGATACGACCGAGATAGCGCCCTATATCCGCGACGTCTGGCATGCGACGTCAAATCTCGATATCACGACCGGCCTTCGTTATTCTTACAATTATAAAACTAGCAGCTTCTACCAGTGGATTCCAAACGAAATCGTCAACCCGCAAAGTGCTACGATCACTGCCCTTCAGCAGTCCCAGAAACTCACGCCGCGAGCTTGGTATGCCTCGACCCATCAGGGCATGGTCTCCTATGTCGGCACCGCGACCTATAAATTTACACCGGACGTCTTCGCTTATGCGACGATCTCGCAAGGCGGCCGCGCCGGCGGCCCGGCCCCGGCCTATGGAAACCTTCCCAGTACTGCCCCGGAGACAGTGAAAGCTGAGCGCCTCGAAAATTATGAAATTGGTCTCAAAAGCCAATGGTTCGATCAGAAGCTGACGGCCAATCTCGCGGCCTTCGTGATGTACGATCATAATTACATCGCCTATGGCGCAACCACGACAGGCAACGCGACCTCTTATCTCACCAATGCGCCGCTCGCCGAGTCGCGTGGCGTCGAAATCGACCTTCGCGCACAGCCGGTCGAGGGCCTCAATCTCTACGCCTCGGGCACCTACGACGACGCCTTTTACGCATCGTTCGCGCAAGGCGCTTGCCCGCCGGAAATCACCGGCCAGTCAACCTGCAACCTGACCGGAAAACCGCTTGCCAATACGCCGAAACTTACGCTGGTCGGTGGCGGCGAATATAATTACCGTCTCGGCAATGTGCTGGCCTCATGGGGTACTTATGCGGATAAGCCCCTCGTCGCCTATGCCGGTGCGGATTATACGTGGCAAAGTCAGTTTTTCTCGGATGCAAGTGGCGCAACGACCGACAGCATCTATGCATCCATCCATCCCTACGGCATCCTTGATGTTCATGCCGGCATCAAATTCGCGGACAACAGTTGGGATCTGGTTGGATGGATTCATAATGCGCTCAACAAGCATTATTACACCGCCATCGAATCGACAACCGCCGGCGAAATCCTGGCAACGGTTGGCGACCCTCTGATGGGCGGTGTGACATTGAGGGCAAGGTTCTGA